The window TGCACTCCGAGTCGAAGAATTCGATCTCTGTCCGACCTTCGACAAAGCAGTTGGCAATCTCTAGCTCGGGTTGAAATTCCCACGCAGAAACACCCTTTTCTTGGATGGCGAGGAACTGCGACAGCGAGATATCGGTTTGCATCGACTCGGCAGGATTGGCTTGAACGAACGCTGCGACAGTTAATATTTTTCTCCTCTGTCCATACACTGACTGTGGGCTTTACCTTTGGCTCGAAAGTATTCCGACCGTGATAGatcatccatgtcctccagcgccgcctCCTCTTCGCGCGCAAACGCCTGTTCATCATCGTACTCGCCCGGTCGGCCGATGCGATCGAGCATAATCCGCCCACGGCGGGTGTATttgaagaaaaagaagactgCGAGGATGACCACTGCAACTATCGCCGAGCCAAAGGCAGACAGGATCCCGATCAGGATGCCTTTGCCGGTCGACCCGGGGGAGTCGCCACCGGCGACCAGGCGGTCACCCTGGAAGTCGAGCGAGGAAATACCATTTTGTAGGTTGCCTAGTATTTGTTGCCGTGATGGTGATATTCCAGTCGGTATAAGCGTGGGTTGGGACTGTGAAGATGCGAAGCCGATCGGTGACGTCGGCGGATTGCCAATCACCGTTCGAAGCGTTGAGGGCAGGTCAGCGAGTGCACCGGAACCCGACGCCTCCGAGCCCTGCATGGTTCATTTGATATGaaatcagaagagaaaggatgCAAAGAAggtgggtggatgggtttgagggaggatgaagtggatgggaggaggTGAGAGAGTGCGTGtgagagagtgagagagcgagagaagcCAAGAGGCGGTCGGGTGTTATCTAAGACGCTTGCGGCGTCACTTGTCCACCAACCAGACAGGTCTCGGATGCAAGGTATACTATTAGTACACTCTCGTCTTTCTGTTTCGTTGCTGTTTGCCGTACTTTTAAGCGCTCATCGACCTTGCCGACCGAGAATAATGAGGCCTGTCCTACCTATCGTATAGCGCATCCCTAGGAACTAACTAGCCAGCCTCCCTCGTCTCCTCCGCTCTCCtcccctctcttcctcttttcccttcttcctccctgcCCCTGCACTCCTTACGGCTCCCTGCTGGAGGTACTTCCTCCTACTCCATCCACACGCCCACAATGCGCTCGACTGCAGCTTTTCGAGACCACTGCGCTAGTTTGACCGACGTCGTGGTCAACTCGGTCGATTGCTACAGAATCCAACTGGCAGTGACGCCCACGTCTTGCGATAAATATCCAGGTCAGTGAGCTTTGACTTCAGCCTAATTGACAATCACCCTACCCTTTTACCCCCGTGCGCCCTTCTCACCCCACTGGTGATCGCGCGACCATCAGGCTGATCGGCATCCAGCGAAACAACATGCGCGCAACACTGCCCGCAAGCTCGGAGTCTCGAGTGGTTTGATACTTCTGACTGGAGAGCCCTCAATCAACTGGCGCGACTCCGACCAAGGGCGTCCGTTTCGACAGCGCCGATACTTCTACTACCTCTGCGGGGTAGATGAGCCCGACTGCTCGCTGACATACGATATCGAATCGGACACGTTGACACTGTATGTTCCGGACTTTGATCTTCACCGTGCGATATGGATGGGACCGACACTCTCCCGGGAGGAGGCACAAGATCGCTACGATGTCGATCACGTTCGTTATCAGGCATCGCTGAAGGGGGAGTTGGAGTCATGGCTCGACTCACGGGGGAAAGACAGCTTGCTGTATCTGCTGCACGAATCTGAGAAGCCAGAGGGCCTGTCGGGAAATTCACCGCTGGACGTGAAGCAACTCCTACCGGCCATGGACGCAGCGCGGGGAGTCAAAGACGAGTACGAGATCCGGATGATCCGTCAGGCCAACAAGGTCTCGGCGCTTGCCCACCGGAGAATTTTGGAGAATATTCAGGACATGTCGAATGAGTCGCAGATTGAGGGTCTGTTCCTGGATACCTGTGTCTCCCACGGGGCTCGGAATCAGGCCTACCAAATCATCGCAGCCTCGGGCCCCAATGCGGCCATCCTGCACTACCAGCGGAATAATGAAACTCTTCTCAAGAAGCCTTTGGTCTGTCTGGATGCCGGTGCAGAGTGGAATTGTTATGCCAGTGATGTGACGCGAACATTCCCGCTATCGGGTGAGTGGCCCAACACCTACGTCCGGGATATCTATAAACTGGTGGAGCGCATGCAAGAGGAGTGTATCAAGCAGATCCGCAAGGGTGTTCGCTTTTTGAATCTGCACACTCTGGCCCATGACATTGCCATCGACGGTTTGTTGGCTCTCGGTGTGCTCAAGGGTGGCAGCGTCAGTGAGATCTACAAGTCGGGTGCATCCCGCGTGTTTTTCCCCCACGGTCTAGGCCACCATGTTGGGCTGGAGGTCCACGATGTGTCTGGAACatccatcatggccatgtaTCCGTTCATCGACCGCGGCTACTACGGCCCGATCTTGACGGCCCCCTATCTCTCTCCTTGTACCTACTCTGCACCGCTGTTGGAGCCGGGCATGGTTGTTACAGTGGAGCCTGGCGTCTATTTCTCACCGCTCGCTCTGGCGGATGCACGCAAACAGTCCTTTGCCAAGTACATTGATTTCGAGGTTGCGGCGAAGTACGTTCCCATTGGTGGTGTACGCGTTGAGGATGATATTCTGGTCACTGCCAATGGCTACGAGAACCTGACTACCGCGCCGAAGGGGGAGGAGATGCTTTCTATTATTCGGGCGTCTCAGAAGGAATGAATGGCGTGGATGTACATATGATACCATACCCAGCATAGCATAGATCTCCACGGTACCTGTCTCTCCGTTGGCCAGTCACAAACGAAGTAATTCCCCGATGTCACTGCCGGACTAAAGACAGTTATGCACATAACGCGGATCTCCCAAGTGCCGATGTCGATCAATTGACGTGCCCCGCAGATATATAGATCTGGCAAAGTCCTTTTCCGTTCGACACCACAACTCAACATGGAGATCGCGACACCGCAGATACCCATACACGAGGGCGCTGCCTACAAGCCCCGAAATGTCGACACAGACCTGATCTTCTGGAGACGGCCAGCGGACCTGCGCCTCGTCGCCGACTTCACCACAGGCGGCCGGGATGAGGGCGTGGCTGCGATGAAGAATCTCGAGGAAGAGCACCGCATCCAAGTGCGCGACCTCCGCGGCCACGAGTCGGAGTTCTCGTTGCCCCAGAACGGCTTCCAGTATGTCTGGCATGAGATCCCCGAGCTCGGCGGCGCTGCGGATGAAGAGCAGGTGGAGCAGTTTATTGTCCCTCAGACGGAGGAATTGGTTAAGAAACTgtatgtctttcttttggaACTCGGCCATTCGTACGATGTAGTGACCACCCACGCAGAACCGGCGCCTCGCGAACCAAGACATTCAAGCACCGGGTCCGCTGTCTCGCCAGCGACCCGGCCACGCTCGCCGATAACCGCGCCCCAGCACACAGCGTGCACTCGGACTTCACCGTCGCCGGGGCGCTGCGCAACCTCGTCAACACGATTCCCGACGCCGAAGAGCGCGAGCAGCTCCTGTCCAAgcggatgatgatcatcaaCATCTGGCGGCCCCTGAAGACCGTGACCAGAGACCCGCTAGCGGTCTGTGATTGGGGCTCCCTGAATCATCAGAACGACGGCATTGCCAACCGGCTCGTTCTGCCGGGGGGATGGAATGAGTTGGGGAAGTATGCCTTCAATGAATCCCAGAAGTGGTATTATCTGAGTGGTCAGCGGCCGCAAGAGGCTCTGGTGTTTATGCAGTTTGATAGTGACAGGGCCGAGGAGGGTGGTGTGACCGTGCCTCATACTGCGTTTGTGGATCCTGAGTTTCGCGATGGGCCGCCGCGGGAGAGTATTGAGATTAAGATGTTTGCCTTTTTTTAGTTGGGTTTGCCTCGCTGCCTTGAGCGATGTTTCTGTGAGGAATTCACTCTGTTTGAGGAATCCTGACCTCGTTGCCTGATGGCATCTCCGTCCGGCCCGAGCAATGCCGACCGTCGGCGCTGAGACAATGATTGCCCCGGCGCCGACTCTGCCGGGTTGCCTTGCTGCATTTCCTTTTGGCCTCGTAACGACTTGCGTGTCCTTTTTGTTTAGGTAACACGGCCCATAGTTAGGTTAAGTTCGTGCCTAGACGGGATTTGCAATCAACCcattccatcatccatcagCTGAGGTGATCATTCCACCCGACCGGCACTCGATCACGCGATGTAAACCACAATGAGAGTTGCCTGGATTAACTCAATAAATTGATCCGTCCAATGGCACGACTGGATCAATCACGCCTTCTTTTCGCGATGAGTAACGATCGAGCTCTGCTCAGCGATAACGGTGATCTGCCGCTCCGGGCCCACTCACTACGGCCGTGACTCACCCGCCGACTCATGCCTCGCGGGATCTATAAAAC of the Penicillium psychrofluorescens genome assembly, chromosome: 1 genome contains:
- a CDS encoding uncharacterized protein (ID:PFLUO_001059-T1.cds;~source:funannotate), which codes for MEIATPQIPIHEGAAYKPRNVDTDLIFWRRPADLRLVADFTTGGRDEGVAAMKNLEEEHRIQVRDLRGHESEFSLPQNGFQYVWHEIPELGGAADEEQVEQFIVPQTEELVKKLTGASRTKTFKHRVRCLASDPATLADNRAPAHSVHSDFTVAGALRNLVNTIPDAEEREQLLSKRMMIINIWRPLKTVTRDPLAVCDWGSLNHQNDGIANRLVLPGGWNELGKYAFNESQKWYYLSGQRPQEALVFMQFDSDRAEEGGVTVPHTAFVDPEFRDGPPRESIEIKMFAFF
- a CDS encoding uncharacterized protein (ID:PFLUO_001058-T1.cds;~source:funannotate), with translation MRSTAAFRDHCASLTDVVVNSVDCYRIQLAVTPTSCDKYPAKQHARNTARKLGVSSGLILLTGEPSINWRDSDQGRPFRQRRYFYYLCGVDEPDCSLTYDIESDTLTLYVPDFDLHRAIWMGPTLSREEAQDRYDVDHVRYQASLKGELESWLDSRGKDSLLYLLHESEKPEGLSGNSPLDVKQLLPAMDAARGVKDEYEIRMIRQANKVSALAHRRILENIQDMSNESQIEGLFLDTCVSHGARNQAYQIIAASGPNAAILHYQRNNETLLKKPLVCLDAGAEWNCYASDVTRTFPLSGEWPNTYVRDIYKLVERMQEECIKQIRKGVRFLNLHTLAHDIAIDGLLALGVLKGGSVSEIYKSGASRVFFPHGLGHHVGLEVHDVSGTSIMAMYPFIDRGYYGPILTAPYLSPCTYSAPLLEPGMVVTVEPGVYFSPLALADARKQSFAKYIDFEVAAKYVPIGGVRVEDDILVTANGYENLTTAPKGEEMLSIIRASQKE